ACAGTGCGTTCTGCAGGTTGATGCTGACGTTGAACGGCTCCAGGCTCATGATGTCGACGCGCTCGATGCCAGGCATCCGGAACCGGGCCCCGCCGCGGACCACCTTGGGCGTGCCGCGGCCGGTGAACACGGCCACCTCGTTGGGCGGCACCTTGATGTAGTTCTTGACGTAGATCAGCGGCAGCACCACCAGGATCAGGATCGCGGCGATGGCGGCGAGTACGACGATGAGCAGCAGGGACACGGTGGCGCCTTTCTGAAGGTTCGGTGCTCGGGTACTACTCAGGTTTCTGGAACTGCGACGACATGGACGAAGTCCGGGTCGATGTCGGCGATGTAGACGCGGGTGGCCTTGGGCAGCGCGTCGGCTTCGTCACTCTTGGCGCGGGAGAACACGCGGTTGCCGTCGGCGTCGACGAAGGAGACCTCACCCCACCCGCCCGGCGGGACCTCCAGGGTGACCGTGCCGAGCAGGCCGACGTAGGAGGACCTGCCCCGGTGCGAGTTGGCCTGCTGGCGGCGCATGTAGGGCAACAGCAGGCCGTTGAGCGCGAACACCAGGACCACGGCGCAGGCCGCGGCCAGCGCGGCGGACCACACGGTGCCGAGCCCGAGCCAGGTGCCGATCAGCCCTCCGGTGCCGGCGCCGAGCAGGGCAACCGACAGGCCGGTGAGACTCAGGAACGGCATCCCGTCCCCGTGCCCGACATCGGCCAGCAGCAGGGCGGCCAGGACGGCGACGCCGCCGACGACGAACGCGGCCAGGTAAACAGCCATCACGTGCTCGTGGTCTCCGTTCTCCGAGCGCGGATCAGTCCGTACTATTCTCGCCTGTTCCGGGGCTCCGCGGCGCACCAATCTCCGGCGGAGATATCCGGTGGCCGGACCTGATCAGCCGTGATTTTGGCGCAGGCCGCCGAGCGGGTATTGTGGACCAACGGTGCGGCTATCGTGCCGACTTTTTGCGTGCCCCGTCTTGGAACTGCTGAATTTCTGCAAATTCGCCTCGATCCGGCTCACGTTTTGAAGTTGGTCGGCTGCAGCACCACGACGGGCTGCATTGCGACTAATGAAGCTACGAAACGAAAGCAAGGATCGCCGAACAGCATGGCCAAGAAAGACGGTGCCATCGAGGTCGAGGGTCGCGTGGTCGAACCTCTGCCCAATGCGATGTTTCGCATTGAGCTGGAGAACGGACACAAGGTCCTGGCCCACATCAGCGGCAAGATGCGGCAGCACTACATCCGCATCCTGCCCGAGGACCGGGTAGTGGTGGAGCTCTCTCCGTACGACCTGTCCCGGGGCCGCATCGTGTACCGGTACAAGTGACCCCATAGAAGCCCGACCAGTAACGACGAGAACCGGTGGCGTGCGCACGTGCACGCCACCAACAGAGCCAGAAGGATCGAAAAAGCCGTGAAGGTGAACCCGAGCGTCAAGCCCATCTGCGATAAGTGCAGGGTGATCCGCCGGCATGGGCGGGTCATGGTGATCTGCAGCGATCCCCGCCACAAGCAGCGGCAGGGCTAACCGTCCAGACACGGACGGCACACACAACTGAATGATGAACTCCCAGCACCACTGAACGGATCCGCCGTTCATCCGCGATGAGCAGTCATCCACGTCCGGCACGGAGGCCGGACCCCTTCAGAGCCCTTAGGGGCTGGTGGGAACGGGCTGGGACCAGACCTCCGCAGAGAAGAAGGAACACCGCCACATGGCACGCCTCGTGGGCGTCGATCTTCCGCGCGACAAGCGCATGGAGATCGCGCTGACTTACATCTACGGCATCGGCCGTACCCGTTCGAACGAGATTCTCGCCGCGACGGGCATCGACAAGAACATGCGCACCAAGGACCTGACCGACGATCAGGTGACCGTTCTGCGCGACTACATCGAAGGCAACCTCAAGGTTGAGGGTGACCTGCGCCGCGAGGTGCAGGCCGACATTCGCCGCAAGATCGAGATCGGCTGCTACCAGGGCCTGCGGCACCGCCGTGGTCTGCCGGTGCGTGGCCAGCGGACCAAGACCAATGCGCGTACCCGCAAGGGCCCGAAGCGCACCATCGCCGGCAAGAAGAAGGCTAGGTAACCCCGATGGCACCACCGAAGAAGGCCGCGGGCGCCAAGCGCGGTAAGACCACCCGTCGCCGGGAAAAGAAGAACGTCCCGCACGGCGCCGCACACATCAAGAGCACGTTCAACAACACGATCGTCTCGATCACCGATCCTCAGGGCAACGTCATCGCCTGGGCGTCGTCGGGTCATGTCGGCTTCAAGGGCTCGCGTAAGTCGACCCCGTTCGCCGCTCAGCTGGCCGCCGAGAACGCCGCCCGCAAGGCGCAGGAGCACGGCGTCAAGAAGGTCGACGTGTTCGTCAAGGGCCCGGGTTCGGGCCGTGAGACCGCCATCCGCTCGCTGCAGGCCGCCGGCCTCGAGGTGGGCGCGATTTCCGACGTCACTCCGCAGCCGCACAACGGCTGCCGTCCGCCCAAGCGGCGCCGGGTCTAGGAAGGATCTAGAAAATGGCTCGTTATACCGGCCCCGCCACCCGCAAGTCGCGCCGTCTCGGCGTCGACCTGATCGGCGGCGATCAGTCGTTCGAGAAGCGCCCCTACCCGCCCGGCCAGCACGGTCGCGCGCGGATCAAGGAGAGCGAATACCGCACGCAGCTGCAGGAGAAGCAGAAGGCTCGCTTCACCTACGGCGTGCTGGAGAAGCAGTTCCGCAAGTACTACGAAGAGGCCAACCGTCAGGCTGGCAAGACCGGTGAGAACCTGCTCCAGATCCTGGAGAGCCGGCTGGACAACGTCGTGTACCGCGCCGGCCTGGCGCGTACCCGCCGGATGGCCCGCCAGCTGGTCAGCCACGGCCACTTCACCGTCAACGGTGTCAAGGTGAACATCCCGAGCTACCGGGTGTCGCAGTACGACATCATCGACATCAAGGAAAAGTCGCTGAACACCCTGCCGTTCGAGCTTTCTCGGCAGACCGCGGGTGAGCGTCCGATCCCGTCGTGGCTGCAGGTCGTCGGGGAGCGCCAGCGCATCCTCGTCCACCAGCTGCCCGAGCGCGCGCAGATCCAGGTGCCGCTCACCGAACAGCTCATCGTCGAGTTCTACTCGAAGTAACAGTCCTCGACCATCCCGGTCGAAGACACCCAGACGGCATCAAATAGCGGGTGCCGAGAAGGAGAAATAGAAATGCTGATCTCTCAGCGACCCACACTGTCCGAGGAAACCCTCGCCGACAACCGCTCCAAGTTCGTCATCGAGCCGCTGGAGCCCGGTTTCGGTTACACCCTGGGTAACTCGCTGCGGCGCACGCTGCTGTCGTCCATCCCGGGCGCAGCGGTCACGAGCATCCGCATCGACGGTGTGCTGCACGAGTTCACCACCGTCCCCGGGGTGAAGGAAGACGTCACCGACATCATCCTGAACCTCAAGGGTCTGGTCGTGTCCTCCGAGGAGGACGAGCCGGTCACCATGTACCTGCGCAAGCAGGGCCCGGGTGCGGTCACCGCCGGTGACATCGTGCCGCCGGCCGGTGTGACGGTGCACAACCCGGACATGCACATCGCCACCCTCAACGACAAGGGCAAGCTGGAGGTCGAGCTCGTCGTCGAGCGCGGCCGCGGCTACGTCCCGGCCGTGCAGAACAAGGCGTCGGGTGCCGAGATCGGCCGTATCCCGGTCGATTCGATCTACAGCCCCGTTCTCAAGGTGACCTACAAGGTTGAGGCCACCCGCGTCGAGCAGCGCACCGACTTCGACAAGCTGATCCTCGATGTCGAGACCAAGAACTCGATCAGCCCGCGCGACGCCCTGGCGTCGGCCGGCAAGACCCTGGTCGAGCTGTTCGGTCTGGCACGGGAACTCAACGTCGAGGCCGAGGGCATCGAGATCGGGCCGTCGCCGGCCGAGGCCGACCACATCGCCAGCTTCGCGCTGCCGATCGACGATCTGGACCTGACCGTCCGTTCGTACAACTGCCTCAAGCGCGAGGGTGTGCACACGGTGGGCGAGCTCGTCGCCCGCACGGAGTCCGACCTGCTGGACATCCGTAACTTCGGCCAGAAGTCCATCGACGAGGTGAAGATCAAGCTGCACCAGCTGGGTCTCTCGCTCAAGGACAGCCCGGCCACGTTTGATCCGTCGGAGGTCGCCGGCTACGACGCCGCCACCGGCACCTGGACGAGCGATGCCGGCTACGACCTGGATGACAACCAGGACTACGCCGAAACCGAACAGCTTTAACGAAAACCGTCCCGGTCCTACCTGATACGGGGGCCGGCCCCATTTAGGAGATAGTCGCAATGCCCAAACCCACCAAGGGTCCTCGCCTCGGCGGGTCGTCCTCACACCAGAAGGCGCTCTTGGCCAACCTGGCCACGTCGCTGTTCGAGCACGGCCGGATCAAGACGACCGAGCCGAAGGCCCGGGCGTTGCGTCCGTACGCCGAGAAGCTGATCACCCACGCCAAGAAGGGCGAGCTGCACAACCGGCGCGAGGTGATGAAGAAGATCCGCGACAAGGACGTCGTGCACGTTCTGTTCGCCGAGATCGGTCCCTTCTTCGCCGATCGCGAGGGCGGCTACACCCGCATCATCAAGGTCGAGAACCGTAAGGGCGACAACGCCCCCATGGCGGTCATCGAGCTGGTGCGGGAGAAGACCGTGACCTCCGAGGCGGACCGCGCACGTCGCGCTGCCGCCGCGCAGGCCAAGGCCGCCGAGGCTGAGGCCCCCGCTGAGGACGCCGCCGAAGAGGCCAAGGTCGAGGAGACCGAGGCTCCTGAGGCCGCTACCGAGGAGGCTCCGGCCGACGAGGCAGCTTCTGAGGATGACGCCAAGTCCTGATCAGGCATTGAACGACATGCCCGCCATCGATTCCGGTGGCGGGCATGTCGCTTCTGTCCGCCTGCGGCTCGATATCGCATACGACGGCACCGATTTCGCGGGCTGGGCGGTGCAGGCCGGTCAGCGCACGGTCGCCGGGGTGATCGACGAGGCGCTCTCGACGGTGTTCCGCACGACGGTGGTGACGCGGACCGCGGGCCGCACCGACACCGGCGTGCATGCCACCGGCCAGGTCGCCCATGTCGACATCCCCGTCGACGCCGTCGCGCACGCCTACCCGCGGAGCACGCGCCCCGGCGATGCCGAATTCACCCCGCTGGTGCGACGATTGGCGCGGCTGCTGCCGACTGATGTCCGCATCCGCGACATCGTCCGGGCCCCTGCGGGTTTCGACGCCAGGTTCTCGGCGCTGCGTCGGCATTACACCTATCGTCTGAGCCTGGCCCCGTACGGTGTCGAGCCGGCCGAGGCCCGGTTCGTGACACCGTGGGCGAAGCCGCTGGACGTCGACGCGATGTCGGCAGCGTCACGGGAGTTGTTGGGCCTCAATGACTTTGCGGCGTTCTGCCGTCACCGTCCCGGCGCCACCACGATCCGTGACCTGCAGCGGCTCGAGTGGGTTCGCGACGGCCACTACGTGACCGCTCATGTCACCGCGGACGCCTTCTGCTGGAACATGGTTCGCTCACTGGTCGGCGCGCTGCTGGCAGTGGGGGAGGGCAGGCGGTCACCGGATTGGACGGCCGGCCTGCTGGGGGAGACCAGCCGGTCCAGTGATTTCGCCGCCGCGCCCGCCCGGGGTCTGACGCTCGTTCAGGTCGACTACCCGCCCGACGAGGAGATGGCGGCCCGCAACGTCGTCACCCGGGACGTGCGCACGCTCTGAGGTGCGGGGGCCTTCGGCCCGGTGACGAATGCTGTCCACCGCTCTCAGAGCCGGGCGGCGACGAACCTCGCCGCCTGGGCCACCATGCCCGACCGGATGTAGCCGGGCGCCAGGTGATCCTGCCACCCGGCCCGCCAGTTGTACGGGCTGCTGGGGTTGCACACCGGGTCGTCGGAGTGGCACAGGTCGATGGTGCGGTTGCGATAGGCCGGGTTCAGCAGCGTGATCGGCATGGCCCAGTTGGCGCCGTTGCCGAACAACGCCACCGCCGCGACGTGCCGGTCGGTGCCGGTCGGCAGCGGACTGTTGAATGTGAATGCCGCGACGGGCATGGCCAGCACGAGATCGGTTGCGGCGGCGCCCAACGAGTAGCCGCCGAGCACCAGGCGGGTCCGGGGACAGTTGCGGGCCATCCACTGCACGCGTCGGCTCATGTCGTTGGCGCCCACGTCGACCTGGGTGTCGGCCGGATATCTCACCGGATAGAGGCTGATGTTCGGGCCGCGCAGGGCGCGCAACGCATTGACGAAGGCAGCACCGACTTGTCCGGGACCCGGGGGCTCCATGCGGCCGCGGGCGAACACCACCTCGGCGGGCGGGCATGTGACGCCGTTCGCGGTGCCGATCATGCTGGGCGCCACCGCCATTGGTACCACGACCGCAGTCAGGGTGGTGATCAGCACGGCCGACATGCGACGGCCAATCACGCATCAGATGGTATTTACGGTCCCGTCGAGAATAGGTGCCGGTCCGGCAACGATCTGGCGACGAAGATGTTCAGCCGTAGTCCGCCGACACTACGGGTTTTGGCGCGATGCCGGCCGAATCCGGCCGAAAACCGTAGTCTCGGCGTGGGTCAGAGTCGGCCCGCCACGAAATCAGCGGCCTGGTTGACCATTCCGGCGTCGATGTAGGCGCCGGCCAGGTGATCGGGCCAGTTGTTGCGCCAGGTGTCG
The genomic region above belongs to Mycolicibacterium sp. HK-90 and contains:
- the infA gene encoding translation initiation factor IF-1, which translates into the protein MAKKDGAIEVEGRVVEPLPNAMFRIELENGHKVLAHISGKMRQHYIRILPEDRVVVELSPYDLSRGRIVYRYK
- the rpmJ gene encoding 50S ribosomal protein L36, with the translated sequence MKVNPSVKPICDKCRVIRRHGRVMVICSDPRHKQRQG
- the rpsM gene encoding 30S ribosomal protein S13, whose amino-acid sequence is MARLVGVDLPRDKRMEIALTYIYGIGRTRSNEILAATGIDKNMRTKDLTDDQVTVLRDYIEGNLKVEGDLRREVQADIRRKIEIGCYQGLRHRRGLPVRGQRTKTNARTRKGPKRTIAGKKKAR
- the rpsK gene encoding 30S ribosomal protein S11, with translation MAPPKKAAGAKRGKTTRRREKKNVPHGAAHIKSTFNNTIVSITDPQGNVIAWASSGHVGFKGSRKSTPFAAQLAAENAARKAQEHGVKKVDVFVKGPGSGRETAIRSLQAAGLEVGAISDVTPQPHNGCRPPKRRRV
- the rpsD gene encoding 30S ribosomal protein S4 — protein: MARYTGPATRKSRRLGVDLIGGDQSFEKRPYPPGQHGRARIKESEYRTQLQEKQKARFTYGVLEKQFRKYYEEANRQAGKTGENLLQILESRLDNVVYRAGLARTRRMARQLVSHGHFTVNGVKVNIPSYRVSQYDIIDIKEKSLNTLPFELSRQTAGERPIPSWLQVVGERQRILVHQLPERAQIQVPLTEQLIVEFYSK
- a CDS encoding DNA-directed RNA polymerase subunit alpha; amino-acid sequence: MLISQRPTLSEETLADNRSKFVIEPLEPGFGYTLGNSLRRTLLSSIPGAAVTSIRIDGVLHEFTTVPGVKEDVTDIILNLKGLVVSSEEDEPVTMYLRKQGPGAVTAGDIVPPAGVTVHNPDMHIATLNDKGKLEVELVVERGRGYVPAVQNKASGAEIGRIPVDSIYSPVLKVTYKVEATRVEQRTDFDKLILDVETKNSISPRDALASAGKTLVELFGLARELNVEAEGIEIGPSPAEADHIASFALPIDDLDLTVRSYNCLKREGVHTVGELVARTESDLLDIRNFGQKSIDEVKIKLHQLGLSLKDSPATFDPSEVAGYDAATGTWTSDAGYDLDDNQDYAETEQL
- the rplQ gene encoding 50S ribosomal protein L17; amino-acid sequence: MPKPTKGPRLGGSSSHQKALLANLATSLFEHGRIKTTEPKARALRPYAEKLITHAKKGELHNRREVMKKIRDKDVVHVLFAEIGPFFADREGGYTRIIKVENRKGDNAPMAVIELVREKTVTSEADRARRAAAAQAKAAEAEAPAEDAAEEAKVEETEAPEAATEEAPADEAASEDDAKS
- the truA gene encoding tRNA pseudouridine(38-40) synthase TruA, translating into MPAIDSGGGHVASVRLRLDIAYDGTDFAGWAVQAGQRTVAGVIDEALSTVFRTTVVTRTAGRTDTGVHATGQVAHVDIPVDAVAHAYPRSTRPGDAEFTPLVRRLARLLPTDVRIRDIVRAPAGFDARFSALRRHYTYRLSLAPYGVEPAEARFVTPWAKPLDVDAMSAASRELLGLNDFAAFCRHRPGATTIRDLQRLEWVRDGHYVTAHVTADAFCWNMVRSLVGALLAVGEGRRSPDWTAGLLGETSRSSDFAAAPARGLTLVQVDYPPDEEMAARNVVTRDVRTL
- a CDS encoding cutinase family protein encodes the protein MAVAPSMIGTANGVTCPPAEVVFARGRMEPPGPGQVGAAFVNALRALRGPNISLYPVRYPADTQVDVGANDMSRRVQWMARNCPRTRLVLGGYSLGAAATDLVLAMPVAAFTFNSPLPTGTDRHVAAVALFGNGANWAMPITLLNPAYRNRTIDLCHSDDPVCNPSSPYNWRAGWQDHLAPGYIRSGMVAQAARFVAARL